A part of Thiomicrorhabdus sediminis genomic DNA contains:
- the atzF gene encoding allophanate hydrolase, with amino-acid sequence MHELNLSLESLQKLYQTGGLTPRGLMAMLREKATHYEHYNVFIHLLNEAELEPYISRLESSEPNSLPLWGVPFVIKDNIDLAGIPTTAACKEYSYIPEESATVVELLIEAGAIPLAKSNMDQFATGLVGTRSPYGVCHNSFDFKMISGGSSSGSAISLALNLCTFSLGTDTAGSGRVPATFNNLVGLKPSKGLLSTKGVVPAVRSQDVVSIFALNAQDAYSVMQVSAQFDAEDEFSRELDSLNAPAWAVKPIIGIPDKASLFFAGDKDAEQNFLSSQAKIEALGYQTKEVPFAIWIETAKLLYGGAWVAERYVAIEAFFEQNEEIMDPTVANIVAGARNLSAADAYKGSYALQNAQRKAEIIWNESGIDCMMTPTTPTIYSIEQIKNNPIGLNSILGTYTNFMNLLDYAAVAMPTGFRQDHLPTGVTLFAPAGSDAKLLQLVDSLQPHFVQTAGAKELPLPQSNSSHFTNSQHIELAVVGAHLSGFPLNGQLLERNAKLLQTTKTAEKYRFFELASRPILKPGLIKTDQDGQSIEVEVWSMPKAHLGSFLALIPSPLGLGKIELIDGKEVVGFICEPYGIEGAEDISSTGGWRNWMSKRSAS; translated from the coding sequence ATGCATGAATTAAACCTTAGCCTTGAATCGCTACAAAAGCTCTACCAAACCGGCGGTTTAACGCCGCGTGGTCTGATGGCGATGCTGCGTGAAAAAGCCACCCACTATGAGCATTACAATGTGTTTATTCACCTGCTCAATGAGGCTGAATTGGAGCCCTATATCAGCCGCTTGGAAAGCAGCGAGCCGAACAGTTTGCCTTTATGGGGCGTGCCGTTTGTCATCAAGGACAATATCGATTTAGCAGGTATTCCTACTACCGCGGCTTGTAAAGAATACAGTTACATTCCAGAAGAGTCCGCGACTGTGGTGGAATTATTGATCGAGGCCGGTGCGATTCCTTTAGCGAAATCGAATATGGATCAGTTCGCCACCGGATTGGTCGGTACACGTTCTCCTTACGGGGTTTGTCATAATAGTTTCGATTTCAAAATGATTTCCGGTGGTTCCAGTTCCGGTTCGGCAATCTCTTTGGCATTGAACCTATGCACTTTCTCGCTCGGCACCGATACAGCAGGTTCCGGCCGAGTACCTGCCACCTTCAATAATCTGGTGGGTCTAAAACCCTCCAAAGGGCTATTGAGTACAAAAGGCGTGGTGCCGGCTGTGCGCTCTCAAGATGTGGTGAGCATTTTCGCCCTGAATGCGCAGGATGCTTATAGCGTCATGCAGGTCAGTGCACAGTTTGATGCCGAAGATGAATTCAGTCGAGAACTGGACAGTCTCAATGCGCCGGCTTGGGCAGTCAAACCGATTATCGGCATTCCCGACAAGGCCTCGCTGTTTTTTGCCGGTGATAAGGATGCCGAGCAAAATTTCTTGTCAAGCCAAGCTAAAATCGAAGCTTTGGGTTACCAGACCAAAGAAGTGCCTTTCGCTATCTGGATTGAAACCGCCAAGCTGCTTTATGGCGGTGCCTGGGTTGCCGAGCGTTATGTCGCGATTGAAGCCTTCTTCGAACAAAACGAAGAGATTATGGATCCGACGGTAGCGAATATCGTTGCCGGAGCGCGAAACCTTTCCGCCGCCGATGCCTATAAAGGCAGTTATGCGCTGCAAAACGCGCAACGCAAGGCTGAAATTATCTGGAATGAGTCTGGCATTGATTGCATGATGACACCGACCACTCCGACCATCTATTCCATCGAGCAGATTAAAAACAATCCTATTGGACTAAACTCGATCTTAGGAACCTATACCAACTTTATGAATCTATTGGATTATGCCGCTGTCGCGATGCCGACCGGATTCAGACAAGACCACCTTCCCACCGGCGTGACCTTGTTTGCCCCTGCAGGCAGTGATGCCAAGCTATTGCAACTGGTCGACAGCCTGCAACCGCATTTTGTGCAAACGGCAGGCGCAAAAGAGCTGCCTTTACCTCAGAGCAATAGCAGCCATTTTACCAATAGCCAGCATATCGAATTGGCCGTGGTCGGCGCACATTTGAGTGGTTTTCCGCTGAATGGCCAATTGCTTGAACGCAATGCCAAGCTTTTGCAAACCACCAAAACCGCTGAAAAATATCGTTTTTTTGAGTTAGCAAGCCGCCCTATTCTTAAACCGGGATTGATTAAAACCGATCAAGACGGACAAAGCATTGAGGTTGAAGTCTGGTCGATGCCCAAAGCGCATTTAGGTTCGTTTTTGGCATTGATTCCTTCACCGCTCGGCTTAGGCAAAATCGAGTTGATTGACGGCAAGGAAGTGGTCGGTTTTATCTGTGAACCTTACGGTATTGAAGGCGCTGAAGATATCAGTTCAACCGGAGGTTGGCGTAATTGGATGTCTAAGCGATCGGCTAGTTAA
- the uca gene encoding urea carboxylase produces MFKKVLIANRGAIATRIMRTLKKMNIASVALASDADRASLHVQQADEVIFLKGNTASETYLNVPFILAEAKRLGVDAVHPGYGFLSENTTFASDCEAAGITFIGPTNEQIRDFGLKHTARELAIKAKVPLLPGSGLLDSVEQALSEAERIGYPVMLKSTAGGGGIGMQKCDNAEDLNNAFEQVKRLSQNSFGQAGLFLEKFVVHARHIEIQIFGDGQGNVVSFGERDCSLQRRNQKVVEETPAPGISREQVQQMEDYAIELCKLVNYKSAGTVEYVYDADSNEFYFLEVNTRLQVEHGITETVRNVDLVEWMIKVAYDSKLPLSAEQIPAPQGHAIEVRVYAEDPFKNFQPSAGKITGWQMPSNCRVDTWCGRGIEVSSFYDPMMAKIIVKGESRESTISALQDALHETQIHGFETNVAYLEALSHNDTFKVGAQLFTQFLNGFKHTPNTIEVTNPGTHSMLVSYPGRVGYWDIGVPPSGPMDALSHRLANRCLNNPEDAATIEMTVSGISMKFDTDTMICITGADIKATLDKEPIAQNRAIKVKAGQQLKSKVIKDIGQRAYLAVLGGFDVPDYMGSKTTFSLGGFGGHGGRLLRIGDVLRVQNLDTQDELIKLPDNAIPTLGNLYEIAVIYGPQGCPDFFTEDDIENFFSAEWKVHYNSSRTGIRLIGPKPQWARNSGGEAGLHPSNIHDNPYAIGAIDFTGDMPVILAQDGPSLGGFVCPATIIEAEQWKMGQLRPGDKVKFKAVSTAEAERALKAQEAAILSLNDKVTPTLEFLDSSTEQSCIAFEQDHTQHEIGVKYRRSGDSHLLIEYGAMELDLALRFRIQVLFEKLRDLRDNDNPAQKWAFLKDLTPGIRSLQVHYDPRQISQQDLLEKLIALESEVGSGKDLTVKSRIVHLPLSWDDPSTRLAIEKYMTTVRPNAPWCPSNIEFIRRINGLDSIEDVKKIVFNANYLVMGLGDVYLGAPVATPLDPRHRLVTTKYNPARTWTPENAVGIGGAYMCVYGMEGPGGYQFVGRTIQMWNAYFQTQNFSSDKPWLLDFFDQIKFYPVSEEELKQARLDFPLGRFDIEIEETELSLNAYQQFLAENDDSIGEFQDTQQAAFEAERLYWEESGLANFESDTEQEELQADAPLQIPEGFAAANSPITGSVWKLQVKPGDRVEEDQVIAILETMKIEIPVNAEFSGTVSEILVNEGDLIQTGQALMVLKEDTHA; encoded by the coding sequence ATGTTTAAGAAAGTACTCATTGCCAACCGCGGCGCCATCGCCACCCGTATTATGCGCACGCTGAAAAAGATGAATATCGCTTCGGTCGCCCTCGCCTCAGATGCGGATCGTGCGTCATTACATGTTCAGCAAGCCGATGAAGTCATCTTTCTTAAGGGTAATACCGCCTCGGAAACCTATCTGAATGTCCCGTTTATTCTTGCCGAAGCAAAAAGGCTTGGCGTCGATGCGGTCCACCCGGGTTACGGTTTTTTAAGCGAAAACACCACTTTTGCCTCGGATTGTGAAGCCGCCGGTATCACCTTTATCGGCCCGACCAATGAACAGATTCGAGATTTCGGCCTGAAACACACCGCTCGCGAACTTGCAATCAAAGCCAAGGTGCCTTTACTGCCGGGTTCGGGTCTACTGGATTCTGTTGAACAGGCTTTAAGCGAAGCAGAGCGCATCGGTTATCCGGTCATGCTCAAAAGTACCGCCGGTGGTGGCGGTATCGGTATGCAAAAATGTGACAATGCCGAGGATTTGAATAATGCGTTTGAACAGGTCAAACGTTTGAGCCAGAACTCTTTCGGTCAAGCCGGTTTGTTCCTGGAAAAATTCGTTGTCCATGCACGCCATATCGAAATTCAGATTTTCGGTGACGGTCAAGGTAATGTCGTGTCTTTCGGAGAACGTGACTGTTCTTTACAACGCCGTAACCAGAAAGTGGTTGAAGAAACTCCCGCACCGGGCATCAGCCGTGAGCAAGTCCAGCAGATGGAAGATTATGCGATCGAGTTATGTAAACTGGTCAATTATAAATCGGCCGGTACCGTCGAATATGTCTATGATGCCGACAGCAATGAGTTCTATTTCCTTGAGGTGAATACCCGATTGCAGGTGGAACACGGTATTACCGAAACGGTGCGCAATGTCGATTTGGTCGAGTGGATGATCAAAGTCGCCTACGATTCGAAACTGCCTTTATCCGCCGAACAGATTCCAGCGCCGCAAGGTCACGCCATTGAAGTGCGTGTTTATGCTGAAGATCCATTTAAAAACTTCCAGCCAAGTGCCGGAAAAATCACCGGCTGGCAAATGCCAAGCAACTGCCGTGTCGATACTTGGTGTGGTCGCGGCATCGAGGTCAGTTCGTTTTATGATCCGATGATGGCGAAAATCATTGTTAAAGGCGAGAGCCGTGAAAGCACGATCAGCGCTTTGCAAGACGCATTGCATGAAACGCAGATTCACGGCTTTGAAACCAATGTCGCTTATCTTGAAGCGCTTAGCCATAATGATACCTTTAAAGTCGGTGCTCAGCTGTTCACCCAGTTCTTGAACGGTTTTAAACACACCCCAAATACGATTGAGGTCACTAATCCGGGAACTCACTCTATGCTGGTGAGCTATCCGGGGCGAGTCGGCTATTGGGATATCGGTGTGCCACCATCAGGGCCTATGGATGCGCTTTCCCATCGTTTGGCGAACCGTTGCCTAAACAACCCGGAAGATGCCGCGACCATTGAAATGACGGTATCGGGTATCAGTATGAAATTCGATACCGATACAATGATCTGTATTACCGGTGCCGATATTAAAGCCACCCTGGATAAAGAGCCGATTGCCCAAAACCGGGCGATTAAGGTCAAAGCCGGTCAACAACTGAAATCAAAAGTCATTAAAGATATCGGTCAACGCGCCTATCTGGCAGTATTAGGCGGCTTTGATGTGCCCGATTATATGGGCAGTAAAACCACCTTCTCTTTAGGCGGCTTCGGTGGTCACGGTGGTCGCCTGTTACGTATTGGTGATGTGTTGCGTGTACAGAATCTAGATACACAGGATGAACTGATTAAACTACCTGACAACGCTATTCCAACTTTAGGCAACCTGTATGAAATCGCAGTCATTTACGGTCCGCAAGGCTGCCCGGACTTCTTTACCGAAGACGATATCGAAAACTTCTTCTCTGCCGAATGGAAAGTACATTACAACTCAAGCCGTACCGGGATTCGATTGATTGGCCCGAAACCGCAATGGGCTCGCAACAGTGGTGGTGAAGCCGGCCTACACCCTTCCAATATCCACGACAATCCCTATGCCATCGGTGCAATCGATTTCACCGGTGATATGCCGGTGATTCTCGCGCAAGACGGTCCAAGCTTAGGGGGGTTTGTCTGCCCAGCCACCATTATCGAAGCCGAACAATGGAAAATGGGGCAACTGCGCCCGGGCGACAAGGTCAAGTTCAAGGCGGTTAGTACAGCGGAAGCGGAAAGAGCGTTAAAAGCCCAAGAAGCGGCAATTCTCTCACTAAATGACAAGGTCACGCCTACTCTAGAGTTTTTAGACAGTTCAACCGAACAATCCTGCATTGCTTTTGAACAGGACCATACGCAACATGAAATCGGCGTTAAATACCGCCGTTCCGGCGACTCTCACCTTCTCATCGAATATGGAGCGATGGAACTGGATCTGGCGTTGCGTTTCCGTATTCAGGTGTTGTTCGAAAAGCTGCGTGATTTGCGTGATAACGACAACCCGGCGCAAAAATGGGCGTTTTTGAAGGACCTGACACCAGGTATCCGTTCGTTGCAGGTGCATTACGACCCAAGACAAATCTCACAACAAGATTTACTGGAAAAATTGATTGCGCTGGAAAGCGAAGTCGGTTCCGGTAAGGACCTGACGGTAAAAAGTCGCATTGTTCATCTGCCGTTATCTTGGGATGATCCGAGCACACGTTTGGCAATTGAAAAATACATGACCACGGTCCGTCCTAATGCCCCATGGTGTCCGAGCAATATCGAGTTTATCCGCCGAATTAACGGCTTGGACAGCATTGAAGATGTCAAAAAGATTGTCTTTAACGCCAACTATCTGGTGATGGGCTTGGGTGATGTCTATCTGGGCGCTCCGGTTGCAACCCCGCTTGACCCTCGTCACCGTCTGGTCACCACCAAATACAACCCGGCACGAACCTGGACACCGGAAAACGCCGTCGGTATCGGTGGTGCCTATATGTGCGTTTACGGTATGGAAGGCCCGGGCGGTTATCAGTTTGTGGGTCGCACCATCCAGATGTGGAACGCCTATTTCCAAACACAGAACTTCAGTTCCGACAAACCTTGGTTATTGGATTTCTTCGATCAGATTAAATTCTATCCGGTCAGTGAAGAAGAACTGAAACAGGCACGTCTCGATTTCCCTCTGGGACGTTTTGACATTGAAATCGAAGAGACCGAACTGTCATTGAATGCTTATCAGCAGTTCCTTGCCGAAAACGACGACAGCATTGGCGAATTCCAAGACACTCAGCAGGCCGCATTCGAAGCCGAGCGTTTGTACTGGGAAGAATCAGGATTGGCGAACTTCGAATCGGACACCGAACAAGAAGAATTGCAAGCCGATGCACCTTTACAGATTCCAGAAGGGTTTGCCGCGGCCAATTCGCCGATTACCGGCAGTGTCTGGAAACTGCAAGTCAAACCAGGAGACCGCGTCGAAGAGGACCAGGTGATCGCCATTTTGGAAACCATGAAAATCGAAATCCCTGTCAATGCCGAATTCAGCGGCACAGTAAGCGAAATTTTAGTGAATGAAGGCGACCTGATTCAAACCGGTCAGGCACTGATGGTATTAAAGGAAGACACCCATGCATGA
- a CDS encoding urea amidolyase associated protein UAAP2, whose amino-acid sequence MTEKFDESRIVYREVVEAGKPWMHEVKAGQFFRIVDLEGNEAVDTLFYNATDHDERYSATDTIREQGNIYLTTGSVLRSNLGNPMLTIVDDTCGRHDTIGGACSAESNTVRYAIEKRHMHSCRDSFLMALGSCSCNHDKKMSKDDLSSNINFFMNVPVTPDGHLDFDDGISAPGRYVEMQAHMDTLILVSNCPQLNNPCNGYNPTPVEMVIWE is encoded by the coding sequence ATGACTGAAAAATTTGACGAAAGCCGTATCGTTTACCGTGAAGTGGTCGAGGCTGGCAAACCTTGGATGCATGAAGTCAAAGCCGGGCAATTCTTCCGTATTGTTGATCTGGAAGGAAATGAAGCGGTCGACACCCTGTTTTATAACGCCACTGACCACGATGAACGCTATTCAGCGACCGATACCATTCGTGAGCAAGGTAATATCTATCTGACCACAGGCAGCGTATTGCGCTCTAACTTGGGTAATCCGATGCTAACCATCGTCGATGATACCTGTGGTCGCCACGATACCATTGGTGGCGCTTGCTCGGCGGAAAGTAATACCGTGCGTTACGCCATTGAAAAACGTCATATGCACTCTTGCCGTGACTCTTTTCTCATGGCGCTGGGTAGCTGTTCTTGCAACCACGACAAAAAAATGAGCAAAGACGATCTATCGAGCAATATCAACTTCTTTATGAATGTGCCGGTCACCCCAGACGGCCATCTGGATTTTGATGACGGTATCTCCGCTCCAGGCCGTTATGTGGAAATGCAGGCGCATATGGATACCTTGATTTTGGTGTCGAACTGCCCACAGCTCAACAACCCGTGCAACGGATATAACCCGACACCAGTAGAAATGGTTATCTGGGAGTAA
- a CDS encoding urea amidolyase associated protein UAAP1: MAEVSEYNGLIWKESFPGGAHWSGVIRRGTVLRLTDIEGGANIAMLMNNIEVKNERFNMPDTLKAQKTAFLTTPNMCFSDMGRVMCSVIADSCGWHDTIGGISNAAMVERKYGVKTYQQAHNDYYKNAYDGLINELSKWGLNSSDIVPNINWFSKVRVEDDGAMTFIENNSKAGDYVDLRFEMDCIVSLSSVQHAMDPNAEYKPKPIELSVFKALPVAQDDPCRIHRGENERAYYNTKVFYGENPND, from the coding sequence ATGGCTGAAGTTAGCGAATATAACGGCCTTATCTGGAAAGAGAGCTTTCCCGGTGGCGCCCACTGGTCTGGCGTGATTCGCCGCGGTACGGTGCTTCGTCTGACGGATATTGAAGGCGGCGCCAATATCGCCATGTTAATGAACAATATCGAAGTCAAAAACGAACGTTTCAATATGCCGGATACCTTGAAGGCACAGAAAACCGCCTTTTTGACAACACCGAATATGTGTTTCAGCGATATGGGACGCGTTATGTGCTCGGTCATCGCCGACAGTTGTGGCTGGCACGATACCATCGGTGGTATCAGCAACGCTGCGATGGTGGAACGTAAATACGGCGTAAAAACCTATCAGCAAGCGCATAACGACTATTACAAAAATGCCTATGACGGACTGATTAACGAGTTGTCCAAATGGGGATTGAACAGTAGCGATATCGTGCCCAATATCAACTGGTTTTCCAAAGTCCGTGTCGAAGATGACGGTGCCATGACTTTTATCGAAAACAACTCAAAAGCCGGTGACTATGTCGATTTACGTTTTGAAATGGACTGTATTGTCTCACTATCAAGTGTGCAGCACGCCATGGATCCAAACGCGGAATATAAGCCAAAACCGATTGAGTTAAGTGTATTTAAAGCACTGCCTGTCGCTCAAGATGATCCATGCCGCATACACCGAGGCGAAAACGAACGCGCCTACTACAACACCAAAGTATTTTATGGGGAGAATCCTAATGACTGA
- a CDS encoding CopG family ribbon-helix-helix protein: protein MSQSNLVRTSASLPANVLEDLEQLTAARGFKNRSALLADLIRKESASFKQNFTNDIMAGTFTLVYNHTVPGLQQKLNQLKHQHVAEIISSTQIQLMDQHTLEVNLMQGPAQELKRISDEMQAFRGVKNSNLYLTHSALPPIYTSSSPDKDSQSTTGE, encoded by the coding sequence ATGTCTCAAAGTAATTTAGTTAGAACAAGTGCGTCTCTTCCAGCCAATGTATTGGAAGATTTGGAACAGCTCACCGCTGCACGTGGCTTTAAAAACCGCTCGGCCTTACTGGCGGATTTGATTCGCAAAGAATCGGCCTCATTCAAACAGAATTTCACCAATGACATTATGGCCGGTACTTTCACCTTGGTTTACAACCATACGGTGCCAGGATTACAGCAAAAGCTGAATCAGCTCAAACACCAACATGTCGCCGAAATCATTTCCAGCACGCAGATTCAACTGATGGATCAGCACACCCTAGAGGTGAACCTGATGCAAGGCCCTGCTCAGGAGCTTAAACGCATCAGCGATGAGATGCAGGCGTTTCGTGGCGTGAAGAACTCAAACCTATACCTGACGCACTCTGCGTTGCCCCCTATTTATACTTCAAGCAGTCCTGATAAGGACAGTCAATCAACTACAGGAGAATAA
- a CDS encoding ABC transporter ATP-binding protein: MNTEHPLYKWFTPEIADRSARILKRPAALKIEGLHKSFDHKGTPVKVLNEIDFTAYKREFICVVGPSGCGKSTLARLIAGLETHEQGAIVIDDNTVTGPGPDRGMVFQSYSLFPWLTIKQNVMFGLTQAGMAYNTAEAEAFQWIDLVGLTKFADAYPHQLSGGMKQRVAIIRALANQPKILLMDEPFAALDPQNRLKMQQYLLEIWQNIDITIFFITHDLDEAIYLADRILVLEANPGQVVEALEVPLPRPRKADTLLSPEFLATKAYLEKLVHPEHEEIDMDDKLSMVRMVPVNSEVPDIF, translated from the coding sequence ATGAATACAGAACACCCGTTATACAAATGGTTTACTCCTGAAATTGCAGATCGTAGCGCACGCATTCTAAAACGCCCTGCGGCTTTGAAAATCGAAGGTTTACATAAAAGCTTTGATCATAAAGGCACGCCGGTTAAGGTATTGAACGAGATCGACTTCACCGCCTACAAGCGCGAGTTCATCTGTGTGGTTGGCCCTTCTGGCTGCGGTAAATCGACTTTGGCGCGCCTGATCGCCGGATTGGAAACCCATGAACAAGGTGCGATTGTCATCGATGACAACACCGTCACAGGCCCTGGCCCTGATCGCGGTATGGTGTTTCAAAGTTATTCGCTGTTTCCGTGGTTGACCATCAAGCAAAACGTCATGTTTGGTCTGACTCAGGCCGGCATGGCTTATAACACTGCCGAAGCCGAAGCGTTTCAATGGATTGATCTGGTCGGCTTGACCAAGTTTGCCGATGCTTATCCGCATCAGTTATCCGGGGGGATGAAGCAGCGTGTCGCGATTATTCGCGCCTTGGCCAATCAACCGAAAATCCTTTTGATGGATGAGCCGTTTGCCGCCTTGGACCCGCAAAACCGTTTGAAGATGCAGCAATACCTATTGGAAATCTGGCAGAACATCGATATCACCATTTTTTTTATCACCCACGATTTGGACGAAGCGATTTATCTCGCCGATCGTATTCTGGTTTTGGAAGCCAATCCGGGGCAAGTCGTTGAAGCCTTAGAAGTGCCGTTACCTCGTCCGAGAAAAGCCGACACTTTGCTTAGCCCTGAATTTTTAGCGACCAAAGCTTATTTGGAAAAGCTGGTTCATCCCGAACATGAAGAGATTGATATGGATGACAAGCTCAGCATGGTTCGTATGGTTCCGGTTAATTCCGAAGTACCGGATATTTTTTAA
- a CDS encoding ABC transporter permease, with product MQSSSSWTTPRTQLDKKSVRILTFASFAVPILLWCLVSYAPFIWHPQMEITHSGGVSFFREGNLVDKEVFERELNKKLEANPELTAEQLPQGIPSNPVYLPAPHEVVTAFYTAFTTEPKRANEPWLHESLWHSIQIIAWGFFWAMLFGVPLGVLAGTYNAASHAIEPFTEFFRYLPAPAFGALAVAILGIYDAPKVAIIFIGTFFQMVLIVAATTRKLNMALIEASLTLGCRGLSMIRRVILPGILPDLYRDMRILLGWAWTYLIVAELIGTSSGITWFITQQARYKNFDNVFAAILIIGMIGLITDLILAKLGKRLFPWHNAK from the coding sequence ATGCAGAGCTCTTCAAGCTGGACCACCCCAAGAACACAACTCGATAAAAAATCCGTTCGCATTCTCACTTTCGCGAGTTTCGCTGTACCCATACTGCTTTGGTGTTTGGTCAGCTATGCGCCGTTTATCTGGCACCCGCAAATGGAGATCACCCATTCTGGTGGTGTGAGCTTTTTTAGAGAAGGCAACCTGGTCGATAAAGAAGTTTTCGAACGAGAATTAAATAAAAAACTTGAAGCCAACCCTGAACTGACTGCCGAGCAACTGCCGCAAGGAATTCCGTCCAACCCGGTCTATCTACCGGCGCCACACGAGGTAGTCACCGCATTCTATACCGCTTTTACCACAGAACCGAAACGCGCCAATGAACCCTGGTTACATGAAAGTCTTTGGCACTCTATTCAGATCATCGCTTGGGGCTTTTTTTGGGCGATGTTGTTTGGTGTGCCTTTAGGAGTTTTGGCAGGGACATATAATGCCGCTTCACACGCTATCGAACCCTTTACCGAATTCTTTCGCTATCTGCCTGCTCCGGCATTTGGGGCGCTCGCGGTGGCGATCTTAGGTATCTACGATGCCCCGAAGGTTGCCATTATCTTTATCGGAACCTTCTTCCAGATGGTACTGATTGTCGCAGCGACTACCCGTAAATTGAATATGGCACTGATCGAAGCTTCTCTAACTTTAGGTTGCCGCGGTCTATCCATGATTCGTCGCGTCATCCTGCCGGGCATCCTGCCGGACCTTTATCGTGATATGCGCATTCTGTTAGGCTGGGCATGGACTTACCTGATCGTTGCCGAATTGATCGGAACCAGCTCGGGTATTACCTGGTTTATTACTCAGCAAGCCCGTTATAAGAATTTTGACAATGTCTTTGCCGCCATTTTGATTATCGGCATGATCGGTCTGATTACCGACCTGATTCTGGCAAAACTTGGTAAACGCCTGTTCCCATGGCACAACGCAAAATAA